One Thiocapsa sp. genomic window, GGACCTCGACAATCAGGATCGGATTGGTGACAACGTCGCGCCGGCCGTCATGGAAGTGGCGCTCGCCACAGATCACCATCACGTCCGGGTAGGTACCTACATCGTCGGCGGCGATATGGACCTTCATGTCGCTCGGGTACACCCGGCAAGGTCGACCCTTGAGCTGGTTGCGCAGCTCTGCGCCGACATTGAGCACGATCAGGTTGTGCTCCTCGGTGCCGCCGGACATTGCAAAGACCTCGCCGTCAACGTATTCGCTGCGTTGGTCGGTCGCGGTCCGCTCGATGGCGAGCCAGTCGTCGAACGAAAGATGCGGTTGAGGTGCGGCGGACATCATGGCCTCCTGTGGATCGTTGCGGCGGATGGTGCTGGCCCGATTATAGACCCGGCAGCGCGCGTTTTGATGCGTGCCGCGGACGCGGACGGCTCCCAATGGGTTGAGGTTAAAACCGGAATCGTCCATCGGGTTATGCGTCCCCGCATCGGGTCGAAGTCCGGTCAGTCTAAGCGGTGCGGGTCGGCAGACCAACGGCAGGCGTCCCCGCAAAGCCGGAATTCCCCGTGCAGCGCCGGGACGCCGCGCTGCTCGACCGCCCGGTCGATGCGCTCGAGCACCGCTTGCATCGCCAGCCCCAGCGGTCCGCTGCGCTCGGGGTCGAGCCCGAGTCGCCTCCAGCTCGCCAGCGCGTGCGCTCGGCCCGTCGCGCCGAGCACTTTGAACCGCGCGAGCAACGCCTCGGTGAGTGCGTCTTCACCCAGACGCCGTCTCAGATCGGCCATCACCTGCCGATCGTCGTCCAGGTCGATGTCCGCCGAGCAGTGCCGGCGCAGCGCCTTCCCGATGAAGCTTGCCGCGGACTCGCCGAGGACATGCCCGGCCAGCAGATCCTCGCGGATCATCTGGCGATCGTCCGGCGTGGGGTCGGCTCCGGTGCGCAGGGCGAGCCGGTCCAAGGCCATCGCCTCGGCGCGGTGTCCGCTGGGCGCGAATCCGCTGATTAGATGATCCAAGGTGTCGTGAACGAGCACCGAGGTCGGCAGGACGCCGCCGGTTTCACGGGTGCTGGCGATGATCTCCGGGGCCGCGAGGTCGGCATCGAGCTTCCAGCCCCGTGCGCCGAACCCGTCCTCCCAGCAGGCCCGATAGCTGACCGGCACGCAGACGACCCCGGCTCCCGTCGCGTCGTCGACCTCGATGCGCAGGCTCGACGGCGGCAAACGGAGCACGTCGCGCAACGCGGAGGATACGTCCTCG contains:
- a CDS encoding Uma2 family endonuclease — encoded protein: MSAAPQPHLSFDDWLAIERTATDQRSEYVDGEVFAMSGGTEEHNLIVLNVGAELRNQLKGRPCRVYPSDMKVHIAADDVGTYPDVMVICGERHFHDGRRDVVTNPILIVEVLSDSTEAYDRGDKFRHYRSLQSLQAYLLLSQYRMQAELFLRQPDGTWSLSSYQDPSESIPLRVVEAELSLAEVYDKVELSR